One window of the Plasmodium relictum strain SGS1 genome assembly, chromosome: 1 genome contains the following:
- a CDS encoding tRNA m5C-methyltransferase, putative translates to MEINKEIHYENNILQKNENFFNYYINQKIIKEEEIDSFMLTINKELPITFRVLNNNKYSKFIHENIEKKLESICKNQYSIIKLNEKDKMYEIYLTRSEIKKQENYRNLYNYLINLNESGYIFRQELVSMLPVLFLKLKENFFVLDICAAPGSKTAQILDYMHLIKRRSIKNSLIKKFLQKNCIKMYKLIENIDNEDTEEECTHEYFKSENDNQNNNNKNLKNNYIQNGFMINDNNNDILMNEYDEENKEYNKKSLEKLYKSYYSILDNNLYDDKFFEYILNIDNNLYNDYKQLISNNNPNGVVVGNDSNFKRCCMLFHRLKNIHSGSLIVTNNNAIHFPYIYIKNEKECTFEKKYFDSVLCDVPCSGDGTIRKDKNVWLNWNAYNAYNLFQLQVNILKRSIDLTKENGYIVYSTCSLNPIENEAVICEIFNSIENLGSLKLINFENELLTKLNYKKGLTEWKILMDDKWFETYEEFCDYLTSNNSMKHKKIYDKIQKGMFPLSKEFSELINLRYAKRFFPHNYDAGGFFIAVIKKCGKVQWKNKMKNENINENNIRKFENGEFTKNRKKGKYNKKKKNKKKKIITYENNKKQIKKNDTNDKESNDNIFETYKNSIESSMHDNKLIVRNNEIINAINKKSEEELNNYIKGEINTTEYAFEDEKLNNSELLNNKLNSNVNLNSKSKEHKVKQKNENLIKQQEYVSWDYYEKFCKDNILEKIKSYFNLNDDFLSIKNNLYIHLMDDKNFNKLSVNERINMNIKKINLVSNHAKDILECYTKIKLKVITAGITVIQIDKNKNNSQENYYRINYSGCLNFIPYFKEVDNFLLNKTYRDNIIKIYFNPIYENKDREFNFDTYMENLIDERRNTVSKINSNKKIKEKEEQKNMYDRDEIKDKEIDNDIKNNKKSEELEIVNNFGKNDNMVLNNNIQEKNNEIDKCVNKNSIINKKIYEKNISKDKNDEDDELCIDNKIKNYINITWVNSDVILDLIKVDKSKLNSITDETIKQTEKLKQYSPNVLLTLNRNKQIFAIPSNKGRIYVDISIEKNSIIMLPYILN, encoded by the coding sequence ATGGAGATAAATAAAGAGATAcattatgaaaataacatactacaaaaaaatgagaatttttttaattattatattaatcagaaaataataaaagaagaagaaatagaTTCTTTTATGCTtacaataaataaagaattaccGATAACCTTTAGAGTTTTAAACAATAACAAGTATAGCAAATTTATACatgaaaatattgaaaagaAGTTAGAATCAATATGTAAAAACCAATAttctattataaaattaaatgaaaaagacaAAATGTATGAGATATATTTAACTAGGtcagaaataaaaaaacaagaaaattacagaaatttatataattatttaatcaATTTAAATGAAAGTGGTTATATATTTAGACAAGAATTAGTTAGTATGTTAcctgttttatttttaaaattaaaagagaatttttttgttttagaTATATGTGCAGCTCCAGGTTCAAAAACAGCACAAATACTAGATTATAtgcatttaataaaaagaagaagTATCAAAAATAGTTTgattaaaaaatttcttcaaaaaaattgcataaaaatgtataaattaATTGAGAATATTGATAATGAAGATACAGAAGAAGAATGCACTCATGAATATTTTAAGAGTGAAAATGATAAtcaaaataacaataataaaaacctaaagaataattatattcAAAATGGATTTAtgataaatgataataacaaTGATATCCTAATGAATGAATATGATGaggaaaataaagaatataataagaaaagcttagaaaaattatataaaagttaTTATAGTATAttagataataatttatatgatgATAAATTTTTCGAGTATATTCTAAATatagataataatttatataatgattACAAACAATTAATTTCTAATAATAACCCTAATGGAGTTGTTGTAGGAAATGATTCTAACTTTAAAAGATGTTGTATGTTATTTCATCGATTAAAGAATATTCATAGTGGTAGTTTAATAGTAACAAATAATAATGCAATACATTTTccgtatatatatataaaaaatgaaaaagaatgtacttttgaaaaaaaatatttcgaTTCTGTTTTATGTGATGTTCCCTGTAGTGGTGATGGTACTATaagaaaagataaaaatgtttGGTTAAATTGGAATGCATATAATgcttataatttatttcaattacaagttaatattttaaaaagatcAATTGATTTAACAAAAGAGAATGGATATATAGTTTATAGCACTTGTTCTTTAAATCCGATTGAAAATGAAGCAGTTATTTgtgaaatttttaattcaatagaaaatttaggttcattaaaattaattaattttgaaaatgaactattaacaaaattaaattataaaaaaggatTAACAGAATGGAAAATTTTGATGGATGACAAATGGTTTGAAACCTACGAAGAATTTTGTGATTATTTAACTAGTAATAATTCAAtgaaacataaaaaaatttatgataaaatacaaaaaggAATGTTTCCATTGAGTAAAGAGTTTTCtgaattaattaatttaagaTATGCGAAACGATTTTTTCCTCATAATTATGATGCTGGTGGATTTTTTATTGCAGTAATTAAAAAGTGTGGTAAAGTTCaatggaaaaataaaatgaaaaatgaaaatattaacgaaaataatattagaaaattCGAAAATGGAGAATTTAccaaaaatagaaaaaaaggaaaatataataagaaaaaaaaaaacaaaaaaaaaaagattataaCATATGAAAACAACAAAAaacagataaaaaaaaatgataccaatgataaagaaagtaatgataatatttttgaaacATATAAGAATTCAATTGAAAGTAGCATGCatgataataaattaattgttagaaataatgaaataataaatgcaattaataaaaagagtgaagaagaattaaacaattatataaaaggTGAAATAAATACCACTGAGTATGCATTCGAAGATGAAAAGTTGAATAATAGTGAActgttaaataataaattaaattctaATGTCAATTTGAATTCTAAAAGTAAAGAACATAaagtaaaacaaaaaaatgaaaatctAATTAAACAACAAGAATATGTAAGTTGGGATTATTATGAAAAGTTTTGTAAAGataatatattagaaaaaataaaaagttattttaatttaaatgatgattttttatctattaaaaataatttgtatattcatttaatgGATGATAAGAATTTCAACAAATTATCAGTTAATGAAAGAATTAAtatgaatattaaaaaaattaatttagtCAGTAATCACGCTAAAGACATTTTGGAATGttatacaaaaattaaattaaaagtaaTCACTGCAGGAATAACAGTTATAcaaattgataaaaataaaaataattcacaAGAAAATTATTACAGAATTAATTATAGTGGTTGCCTCAACTTTATTCCCTACTTTAAAGAAgtagataattttttattaaataaaacatatagagataacattattaaaatttattttaatcctatatatgaaaataaagacaGGGAATTTAATTTTGATACTTATATGGAGAATTTGATTGATGAGAGAAGAAATACAGtatcaaaaattaattcaaataaaaaaattaaagaaaaggaagaacaaaaaaatatgtatgatcgagatgaaataaaagataagGAAATAGATAacgatattaaaaataataaaaaatctgAAGAATTGGAAATTGTGAATAACTTTggaaaaaatgataatatggTCCTAAATAACAATatacaagaaaaaaataatgaaatagatAAATGTGTCaataaaaattcaataataaataaaaaaatatatgaaaaaaatatttcaaaagaTAAGAATGATGAAGATGATGAACTTTGtattgataataaaataaaaaattatataaatattacatGGGTGAATAGCGATGTAATATTAGATTTAATAAAAGTTGATAAATCAAAGTTAAATAGCATAACTGATGAAACAATAAAACAAacagaaaaattaaaacagtATTCACCTAATGTTTTATTAACgttaaatagaaataaacaaatttttGCTATTCCATCAAATAAAGGAAGAATATACGTAGATATAAGTATTGAGAAAAATTCTATTATTATGTTgccatatatattaaattaa